ATATAAGAGAAACCTAGCCATCGCAAGCCAACATAGGGCAAAAGCAAAATAGATGGGTAAAATAAATCAGCCGCATAGCCATAGCCATTAGCCATGCTAGGGAATATTTTGGGGAAAAAATCACCATTTTGAACAGCAGTAACATAATTTTCAAGGCGTAAACGATGAAAGGCAAAATCATCTTGTACAAAAATTCCATCCAATGCGAAAAAGGGAACAAATATCATAATATGTATGAAGATGCCCGTGATGAAGTAAATAAGGGTTTGATGTTGATAAAATTTTGTTTTTGCGGTTTGTAGAGAGGTTGTTGTGTGAGTAGTAGCCATCAGAGAGCTCCTTTGTAAAAATAATGATATTTTATTTTTAGTTCGTTGAATGCTACCAAAGATTATAACACTAATTGAATCAAATATATCAAGATTGAATTGTTAATTTTAGCAAAAAAGCTTAATAGATTTCCTTGCCTTGCAAGTTGACTGGGTTTAGCTTACAATTAGAATTCATGAACACTGTTACCTTAACTTAACGAAAGGGAGGCTTAGACTCAATGAGGTTAACGATGAAACTCAATCCAAAACCATTTGAGCAAATAGCAAATGGTTCAAAAACGGTTGAAGTTCGATTAAATGATTTAAAGAGAAGAATGTTGCATTTAGACGATGAGATTGTTTTCATTAACACAGCTGATACGACACAAACTTTAACGGTAAAAGTAGTTAACTTGCATCGCTTTAAATCGTTTGAACAGTTATATGAAACAATCCCCTTAGAATCGATGGGTTATCATCCCAGTGAAGTAACGGATGCAAAACCAAGTGACATGGAAGAACATTATCCTAAAGATGCGGATTTAGTCAATGGTGTATTGGCTATTGAAGTCGCACTTTGCGATCCAATCATTTTTGATTAACTAAAGAAAAGGGGACATAAGTATGATGACTAAAAAGAAAATGGTTTATGCTTTAGATCAAATGGCTAAATTAATACCAAATGCTGAAACAGAATTGAAGTATTCGAATACTTATGAACTCCTTATCGCAGTTATGTTGAGTGCACAAACAACGGATAAAGCAGTTAATAAAGTGACACCGAAACTGTTTGAACGTTATCCAACACCGCAAGCTCTGGCAGAATCATCCGCTCAAGAAATTGAGCCCTATATTCAAACCATTGGTCTCTATCGTAATAAAGCTAAATTTGTTTATCAAACAGGTGTACGACTAGTGGAAGCTTTCAATGGAGAAGTACCCAATAATCGGAAAGATTTGGAATCATTACCTGGGGTTGGACGTAAAACCGCCAATGTCATATTGAGTGTGGCCTTTGATAAACCAGCCATTGCTGTCGATACACATGTATCTAGAGTGAGTAAACGCTTAGGTATTGTTTCTGAGGATGCGACACTCAGGCAAGTAGAAGATGCATTAATGGATTTAATCCCTGAAGAACGTTGGGGTGAAGCTCACCAGTTGCTTGTTTTGTTTGGAAGATATTATTGTACGGCACGAAGTCCAAAATGTAGCGAATATTTAAATTTTGATGCATTTATTGAATGATTATTATTTGTATGAATAAAAACACCGTAAGAATCTCGTTTTAATGGTTCTTACGGTGTTTTGTTTATTCACCTAGGGTAATCCACTAATCTCATTATGATCCTGTTGACTGGTAATGTTTCATGCCCTGCTTCCAAAGAAAAGCTACAGGAATAATAAATAAATTAGCTAACAGAGGAACTATGCTTAGCCATTTATTATCAGAACGATTTGTTAAATAGAGTAGGGGATAATATTGAACAAGCGCAATCGGAACAATATAAGTAAAAAATTTCAGTACGTATTCTCCATAGATGGCTAAGGGATACTGCCCGAATTCACGTCCACCATCAGTTAAAATATTCAGCACTTCTAAACCTTCTAAAGTAAAAAAAGATATAGCTGCTCCTAATACAAATAAAGAAGCAAATAATGTGGTTCCGCAAAGAATCATTAATACTAACGTAAGAACTTTACTAACCGTCCACACAATTGAAATAGTTGGCATAATATAAATAAATATTAAGATTGATTGGATGATGCGTCCAATTCGTGTGAGTTCAATAGTAGAACCTAAAACTTGCAAAATTGGATGGCGTGGTCTGACTAAAATGCGGTCAAACTCACCATTGCCAATAATCTGACTAAAGGTATCAAAACCTCTAAAGATTGCCTCAGCTAAAGCATAACTTAAGCTGATAATCGCGAAACAAAGCAATATTTCTTCTAGGGTAAAATCGTAAACTAGTTTGAAGCGATTCATTAAAAAGTATATTCCTATAACAGAAGTAAAGGTTGCGAGAAATTGCCCTAATGTTAACAGAAAAAACGAGCCCTTATGTTGGAGTTGACTTTTCAAATGAATCCGAAAATATTTCCAGTAAAGTGACACTTCTTAGCCTCCTTGTATGACAATCTGTTTTAGTGCTATTTTCATAAAGGAATGACCTAATAAAAATAAAACGACAAACCACAATAATTGTAATCCAAGATAGGACCAATCGGTGATATCCCCACTGTAAATTCTAAAAGGAATGTTTTGCATAAGACCAAACGGTGAGCGTTCAATGACGGTTTGCCATTCAGTAGGAAAAAAAGGTAAGGGTATAACGCCACCAGTTAAAAATTCACCTACAACGACGACAAACATACGAATTCCCGTTGCAGAAAGGGTGAAGATAGCCGAAATATGAACTAACATAGTTATGGAAACAACTAAAAGTGTTGCTAAAAACAGGGATAACATAAATGGACCAAGATTAACCGGTAAGCTAAGTCCATAAGGTTGAGGTATAATGAAGGCAACCATTAACGTCGGAGCAAATCTAAGCAAGGTTCTAGCAACTCTATTAGCTAAACTTCGAATGAACCAATAATTATATAAATCCAAAGGTCGAGCCAGTTCATAAGCCAGTTGACCATTAGCCACTGAAGTAAATAATTCATTATCATAAATCCATAAGGCAAACAAATTCAATAAGGCTTGTTGTAACCAAATATAATCAGTTAATGCACTAAACGACATGGGGAAAGCATTTGGATTCGTGTCATAAAAAGCTTTATACATCAAAATTGACAGAAAGCCCCAGGCAAATTGGGTTACTACTCCAGCCAAAGCAGCGGTTCGAAATTGAATGCTTGACAGAAACCTAATTTTGAAAATAGCTAATCCTCGCTTCATAATTGATATTCCTTATATAAATTCAGTACTAATTCATCTGTTGTTGGCTGATTGATTGTCGCTGAATAGATATCTAAGTGTTGAGCAATAATTTGGATAGCTTCAGTTGCGGATAAGCGATTAAAATCATAATCAAAATGATAGGTATGACCTATTTGGTTTTTTAACGTAATGCCTTTTTGATTTTCCCAGCTACCTGATTGAGCTTGTGCAACAATCGTTTGTGATTGGATACTTTGATGTTTTAATTCTGTTAAACTACCATCTAAAAGAACGTGCCCATTTCCGATTAAAAGAACGCGTTCAGTTAAAGCTTCAATATCTTGCATATCATGGGTTGTTAATATGACCGTCGTTTGTGACGATTGATTCAATTGTTTGATAAAATTGCGAACGGCTAGTTTTGACTGTGCGTCTAAGCCAATCGTCGGCTCATCTAAAAATAAAATGCTAGGTTGATGCAGAAGCGAGGCAGCTAGTTCGCAGCGCATACGTTGACCTAAGCTTAATTGTCTAACCGGTGTTTCTAATAGGTCTCCCAGCATTAGTTGGTCAGATAAGTCGTTGAGTGTTATTTTATAGGCTCTTTGATCAAGTTTATAAATATCACGCAGCAGTTCAAAGGAATCAATAACAGGGACTTCCCACCAAAGTTGTGAACGTTGTCCAAAAACGACACCAATATTACGAACATGCTCTTGACGATCTTTCCATGGGGTCAAACCATTTATCAAACACTCGCCACTGTCTGGGGTTAAAATTCCACTCATTACTTTGATCGTGCTACTTTTTCCAGCCCCATTAGGTCCAATATAGCCGACAATTTCACCTTTACGAATCGTAAAAGAAACATCTACTAGGGCATTGACAAGAACAGTTTCCTTTTTGAATAAAGCTTTCGTAGCGTTCCAAATTCCCGCTTGACGTTTTGCAATCTTGTAGGATTTGTTAATGTTGTTAAGTTCAATCACGGTAACCCTCCTTTACCTACTTTTGGAGATACAATTATAGCTTAATCTTGTTTCAAAAACCACTCTAAAAAACCAACCATTCATATCTTATAAACGGTTGGTTTTTTACTTTAATAAATAATCCCATAGCTAAATAACCCTATCATCGCAGATAGCAAAGATATGTAGTCAAAAAATCAATCTAGTGACCAGTCGATGTCTGGTCCTTTTGGAATAATTCCATTCGGGTTAATAGTAGGATGGCTGGCGTAATAATGTGTTTGAATGTGTTTAAAATTGACGGTTTCTTTTACGCCTGGGAAATGATAAAGTTCCCGCGCATATCGCCAAAGATTAGGGTAGTCAACTAATTGCTTCTTATTACATTTAAAGTGACCAAAATAGACAGGATCAAAACGTACAAGGGTTGTAAATAAGCGCCAATCGGCTTCTGTAATTTGGTCTCCAACCAGATAAGGCTGTTTGCCTAAAAGTTCTTCAAGTTCATCCAATGTATTAAATAAGTTATCAAAGGCTTCTTCATAAACAACTTGTTTAGTTGCAAAACCAGCTTTATAGACACCGTTGTTAACATTATCATAGACTTTTGCATTGATAGCATCTATTTGGTCTAATAAGGGTTCTGGGCTATAGTCTCCTTCTTTAGCTCCTATTTCATCAAAGGCTGAATTTAACATACGCAGAATTTCAGCTGATTCATTATTAACAATGGTTGCTTGCTT
This window of the Fundicoccus culcitae genome carries:
- a CDS encoding ABC transporter permease; this encodes MKRGLAIFKIRFLSSIQFRTAALAGVVTQFAWGFLSILMYKAFYDTNPNAFPMSFSALTDYIWLQQALLNLFALWIYDNELFTSVANGQLAYELARPLDLYNYWFIRSLANRVARTLLRFAPTLMVAFIIPQPYGLSLPVNLGPFMLSLFLATLLVVSITMLVHISAIFTLSATGIRMFVVVVGEFLTGGVIPLPFFPTEWQTVIERSPFGLMQNIPFRIYSGDITDWSYLGLQLLWFVVLFLLGHSFMKIALKQIVIQGG
- a CDS encoding ASCH domain-containing protein, which gives rise to MRLTMKLNPKPFEQIANGSKTVEVRLNDLKRRMLHLDDEIVFINTADTTQTLTVKVVNLHRFKSFEQLYETIPLESMGYHPSEVTDAKPSDMEEHYPKDADLVNGVLAIEVALCDPIIFD
- the nth gene encoding endonuclease III produces the protein MMTKKKMVYALDQMAKLIPNAETELKYSNTYELLIAVMLSAQTTDKAVNKVTPKLFERYPTPQALAESSAQEIEPYIQTIGLYRNKAKFVYQTGVRLVEAFNGEVPNNRKDLESLPGVGRKTANVILSVAFDKPAIAVDTHVSRVSKRLGIVSEDATLRQVEDALMDLIPEERWGEAHQLLVLFGRYYCTARSPKCSEYLNFDAFIE
- a CDS encoding glutathione S-transferase family protein, which encodes MGLLVNGEWKDQWYDTKTTGGRFVRKDSQFRNWVTKDGSPGPSGEGGFKAESGRYHLYVSYACPWAHRTLIMRQIKGLEDMISVSVVNPIMLENGWTFEPMDGVIADPINQADYLYQVYLAADPNYSGRVTVPVLWDKKQATIVNNESAEILRMLNSAFDEIGAKEGDYSPEPLLDQIDAINAKVYDNVNNGVYKAGFATKQVVYEEAFDNLFNTLDELEELLGKQPYLVGDQITEADWRLFTTLVRFDPVYFGHFKCNKKQLVDYPNLWRYARELYHFPGVKETVNFKHIQTHYYASHPTINPNGIIPKGPDIDWSLD
- a CDS encoding ABC transporter permease, which gives rise to MNRFKLVYDFTLEEILLCFAIISLSYALAEAIFRGFDTFSQIIGNGEFDRILVRPRHPILQVLGSTIELTRIGRIIQSILIFIYIMPTISIVWTVSKVLTLVLMILCGTTLFASLFVLGAAISFFTLEGLEVLNILTDGGREFGQYPLAIYGEYVLKFFTYIVPIALVQYYPLLYLTNRSDNKWLSIVPLLANLFIIPVAFLWKQGMKHYQSTGS
- a CDS encoding ABC transporter ATP-binding protein, whose product is MIELNNINKSYKIAKRQAGIWNATKALFKKETVLVNALVDVSFTIRKGEIVGYIGPNGAGKSSTIKVMSGILTPDSGECLINGLTPWKDRQEHVRNIGVVFGQRSQLWWEVPVIDSFELLRDIYKLDQRAYKITLNDLSDQLMLGDLLETPVRQLSLGQRMRCELAASLLHQPSILFLDEPTIGLDAQSKLAVRNFIKQLNQSSQTTVILTTHDMQDIEALTERVLLIGNGHVLLDGSLTELKHQSIQSQTIVAQAQSGSWENQKGITLKNQIGHTYHFDYDFNRLSATEAIQIIAQHLDIYSATINQPTTDELVLNLYKEYQL